A single window of Bacteroidota bacterium DNA harbors:
- a CDS encoding electron transfer flavoprotein subunit beta/FixA family protein, translating into MKFLVCISQVPDTTTRITFTPDKKAFNSAGVQFIINPYDEIALTRALEIKEAQGGTVTVINIGQANTEPNLRKALAIGADDAIRVNAEPTDAYFVAFQIAEVAKKNSYDVILTGKESIDYNGGQVPMMLGELLGIPSISVATKLDVNGTIATLEREIDGGKEILESKLPFVAAAQKGMAEPRIPNMRGIMTARTKPLAVVEPAACEMLSGSGQYDLPPAKGECKMIDPNNVGELVHLLHTEAKVI; encoded by the coding sequence ATGAAGTTTCTCGTCTGCATTTCGCAAGTTCCCGATACCACCACCAGAATAACTTTCACGCCCGATAAAAAAGCATTTAATTCAGCAGGAGTTCAGTTTATTATCAATCCCTATGATGAAATTGCGCTGACACGAGCGCTGGAAATAAAAGAAGCGCAAGGAGGAACGGTAACTGTTATCAATATTGGACAGGCAAACACAGAACCGAATCTCCGCAAAGCGCTTGCGATTGGCGCTGACGATGCCATCCGCGTGAACGCAGAACCGACCGATGCATACTTTGTGGCATTTCAGATTGCAGAAGTTGCCAAGAAAAATTCTTACGATGTTATCCTCACAGGAAAAGAATCCATTGATTACAATGGCGGACAAGTTCCAATGATGCTCGGAGAACTTTTGGGAATTCCTTCCATCTCTGTTGCAACGAAACTTGATGTGAACGGAACAATTGCAACACTCGAAAGAGAAATTGACGGAGGAAAAGAAATTCTTGAATCAAAACTTCCTTTCGTTGCCGCTGCTCAAAAAGGAATGGCAGAACCAAGAATTCCGAATATGCGGGGAATTATGACAGCGAGAACAAAACCTCTTGCAGTTGTTGAACCTGCTGCATGTGAAATGCTGAGTGGTTCTGGTCAATATGATTTACCCCCTGCAAAAGGAGAATGCAAAATGATTGATCCGAATAATGTGGGAGAGTTGGTTCATTTATTACACACGGAAGCAAAAGTTATTTAA
- a CDS encoding RecX family transcriptional regulator, which yields MKKETSEKILLLKAERFCAYQERCRQEVKKKLRELGADEKTSAKIISSLEEDDFLKEERFAKLFTQGKFRIKRWGKIKIKAELRKKNIAGGLIENALEEINEEEYLKTIQHLVNKKSREVKIQNSKEKIRKVLMFLLSRGFESEMIWKILNSKSA from the coding sequence ATGAAAAAAGAAACTTCCGAAAAAATTCTTTTGCTGAAAGCCGAACGCTTTTGCGCTTATCAGGAACGATGCAGGCAGGAAGTAAAAAAGAAGTTGAGGGAACTTGGCGCAGATGAAAAAACTTCGGCAAAAATTATTTCTTCGCTTGAAGAAGATGACTTCCTGAAGGAAGAACGCTTCGCGAAACTTTTTACTCAAGGAAAATTCAGAATCAAGCGATGGGGAAAAATAAAAATAAAAGCGGAATTGAGAAAGAAAAATATTGCAGGCGGTTTAATTGAAAACGCATTGGAAGAAATTAATGAAGAAGAGTATTTGAAAACCATTCAGCATCTCGTAAATAAGAAATCAAGAGAAGTCAAAATTCAAAATTCAAAAGAGAAGATCAGAAAAGTACTGATGTTTCTTTTATCACGCGGGTTTGAATCAGAAATGATTTGGAAAATTCTAAACAGCAAGAGCGCCTAA
- a CDS encoding T9SS type A sorting domain-containing protein, with protein MTCIILSNQTFKPMDTTTNFRISIPKPCHEDWNKFTPDEKGAFCKVCSKSVHDFTKKSAEEIETVLVEEMSAGKKVCGRFNEDQLTPVPAPIPDLNPYALNFRKVKRFAMALFLVFGGFLFNSTKSTAQKIMGKMAMPQYHEPVKGEMRIKRDEVKDSTVTIKDITPVVPKVPKCNSMMKGDVAIEPIDEIKSVLGQASVTQPTVKGNAIVQPTKGQVAIIETPPAVTGSVAISIEPEVIKNIEPTVIHDTVITAVETIEKSQMVMGMMVALPEHIETPPLIDPIPNDSIQNIIDGEFAVPESTYVETTEPTEIKVIPIDENLESTSLSLSSYPNPSSNGEITLRYNLKKDGMASISLFDLNGNLVKTFLPLQSLFASSYETKYDVSDLNAGIYFCELISGQNKTTTRIVIAK; from the coding sequence ATGACTTGCATCATACTCTCAAACCAAACCTTCAAACCAATGGACACCACTACCAACTTCCGTATCAGCATTCCAAAGCCATGTCACGAGGACTGGAACAAATTCACGCCCGATGAAAAAGGCGCTTTCTGCAAAGTATGCAGCAAATCGGTGCACGACTTCACAAAAAAATCTGCCGAAGAAATCGAAACCGTGCTTGTTGAAGAAATGAGCGCGGGCAAAAAAGTGTGCGGGCGGTTTAATGAAGACCAACTGACACCTGTTCCCGCACCAATTCCTGATTTGAATCCATATGCACTTAACTTCAGAAAAGTAAAAAGATTTGCGATGGCATTGTTTCTTGTGTTTGGAGGATTTTTATTTAACTCTACAAAATCCACTGCGCAAAAGATTATGGGAAAAATGGCAATGCCGCAATATCACGAACCGGTGAAGGGAGAGATGAGAATCAAAAGAGATGAAGTAAAAGATTCTACAGTAACAATAAAAGACATCACTCCTGTTGTTCCGAAAGTTCCCAAATGCAACTCAATGATGAAAGGCGATGTTGCGATTGAGCCGATTGATGAAATCAAATCAGTTCTTGGACAAGCATCAGTTACTCAGCCAACTGTAAAAGGAAATGCAATTGTTCAACCAACAAAAGGACAAGTTGCCATTATTGAAACTCCTCCTGCGGTAACCGGAAGTGTTGCGATTTCTATAGAGCCGGAAGTGATTAAAAATATCGAGCCGACTGTTATTCACGATACTGTAATCACAGCAGTAGAAACTATAGAGAAAAGCCAAATGGTTATGGGAATGATGGTTGCGCTTCCTGAACATATTGAAACTCCTCCGTTGATTGATCCAATTCCCAACGACAGCATTCAGAATATTATTGACGGAGAATTTGCTGTACCTGAATCTACTTATGTTGAAACCACTGAACCAACAGAAATAAAAGTTATTCCTATCGATGAGAATTTGGAAAGCACTTCGCTTTCACTTTCATCTTATCCCAATCCTTCATCGAACGGAGAAATTACTTTGCGATACAATTTGAAGAAAGACGGAATGGCTTCCATTTCTCTTTTTGACTTGAATGGAAATCTGGTGAAAACATTTTTACCATTGCAATCTTTATTTGCTTCTTCTTACGAAACAAAATACGATGTGAGCGATTTGAATGCGGGAATTTATTTCTGCGAATTAATATCAGGACAAAATAAAACAACCACGAGAATCGTTATAGCAAAATAA
- a CDS encoding MBL fold metallo-hydrolase → MRIEYVCHSCLYIDTGDTQLVIDPWFKGSAYLNQWHLFPKPVNTKMLSDVKHIFYSHGHEDHLHSESLEELPNSAKVFFPYQWRKGIRNFFHERNFSNVTEAESFKAYQISPTTKITYIGFGLESLIVIEIKDTVIVNINDALNSHHQNVTAMFLREIKKRWPKIHYLFSGWAGAGYFPNAVHYKTKNDVEIAKIREQYFGNNFAKFIHYLQPDVAIPFAPGFVLLSPDKLWINDVKFPRTYLEQYYRENFDANTSVKFYIPNPGDYFDEDGFHNDSPYYALEKNGSLNHLIPEIYSDEMKKAEKIIYINEDKADLLVEKISECLEHTKNLYDKIVLEDVDFSIRLDDLLENNYFNVRFEKNKFKVYRSAEPQGTKLLIRTKYYLLKHSLENLWGGDVLTIGYGIDVDVFEEDVLEKNIDIVCVRLLARYPTTLESLRKDPFRALNYFAKHPMMSALAMKQKLMLKSAVNKFPYNERDHWISYSKCDLCQVCNMPLLSFEFGEKLGALAV, encoded by the coding sequence ATGCGTATCGAATATGTTTGCCACTCCTGCCTTTACATAGACACGGGCGACACCCAATTGGTGATTGACCCGTGGTTTAAAGGTTCGGCTTATCTCAACCAGTGGCATCTTTTTCCAAAACCTGTGAATACAAAAATGCTGTCCGATGTAAAACACATTTTCTATTCGCACGGGCATGAAGATCATTTGCACAGCGAATCGCTGGAAGAATTGCCGAACAGCGCGAAAGTTTTTTTTCCTTATCAGTGGAGAAAAGGCATCAGGAATTTTTTTCACGAAAGAAATTTTTCAAATGTTACGGAAGCGGAAAGTTTCAAAGCATATCAAATTTCCCCCACAACAAAAATTACTTACATCGGTTTTGGTTTGGAAAGTTTAATCGTGATTGAAATAAAGGATACTGTAATTGTAAATATAAATGATGCATTGAACTCGCATCACCAGAATGTGACGGCAATGTTTCTCAGAGAAATAAAAAAACGCTGGCCGAAAATTCATTACTTGTTTTCAGGATGGGCGGGAGCGGGATATTTTCCAAACGCAGTTCACTATAAAACAAAAAATGATGTTGAGATTGCAAAAATCCGCGAGCAGTATTTTGGAAATAATTTTGCAAAGTTCATTCACTATCTTCAGCCCGATGTTGCAATTCCTTTTGCGCCCGGTTTTGTTTTGCTCTCGCCTGATAAATTATGGATAAACGATGTGAAGTTTCCAAGAACTTATCTTGAACAATACTATAGAGAAAATTTTGATGCAAACACTTCTGTAAAATTCTACATTCCTAATCCCGGAGATTATTTTGATGAAGATGGATTTCATAATGATTCACCCTATTATGCATTGGAAAAGAACGGTTCGCTGAATCATTTGATTCCGGAAATATATTCTGATGAAATGAAGAAGGCAGAAAAAATAATTTACATCAATGAGGATAAGGCAGATTTGCTGGTTGAAAAAATTTCTGAGTGCCTCGAGCATACTAAAAATCTTTACGACAAAATTGTTTTAGAGGATGTGGATTTTTCCATTCGCCTGGATGATTTGCTTGAGAATAATTATTTCAATGTAAGGTTCGAGAAAAATAAATTCAAAGTGTATAGGTCAGCAGAACCTCAAGGAACAAAACTTCTTATCCGAACAAAATATTATTTGCTCAAGCATTCTCTTGAAAATTTATGGGGAGGCGATGTGCTTACCATCGGTTATGGTATTGACGTGGATGTTTTCGAAGAAGATGTGCTGGAAAAAAATATTGACATTGTTTGCGTGCGTTTGCTTGCACGCTATCCGACTACCCTTGAAAGTTTGAGAAAAGATCCGTTTCGCGCGCTGAATTATTTTGCCAAGCATCCGATGATGTCTGCGCTCGCAATGAAACAAAAATTAATGCTCAAGAGCGCTGTGAATAAATTTCCTTATAACGAGCGCGACCATTGGATTAGTTACAGCAAATGCGATTTATGCCAGGTTTGCAATATGCCGCTGTTGAGTTTTGAATTCGGGGAAAAGTTAGGCGCTCTTGCTGTTTAG
- a CDS encoding PKD domain-containing protein yields the protein MNPLRKIFFIGLYLLPAANCLLPTAAAQVTANFSASPIAGCAPLVVQFTDMSSGGVTSWNWDLGNGNKPVIQNPSTIYSSTGVYTVTLTVSNGSSSNTLIKVNYINVYNKPAAGFTMTDDTVCIGETVTFTDATVISPGGAPIGTWAWNFGDGNNASVTVPSVTHPYTTAGNYPVSLIVTDTNGCTGNIVQNIVVVPKPSASFSATPTSKCTPPLVVSFTNTSTYTGSTTFTWYFGDGSNSASTNPSHTYTASGTYNVSLVVHQGGCTDSITLTNYITIQNIAASFVATPTVICTGQTVTFTNTSVPAAVSANWNFGDATTSATINPSHTYTAAGTYTVTMTATDASGCTGTIKNTIVVNQTPTANFIADTMVACSVPFTVNFTNTSTGGATYSWNFGDGNTSTLQNPTHTYTATGTYNVTLTVTNANGTCNATITKNAFILISPPVANFIHVPDSGCVPLTVNFTSTSSSAIDPIVIYAWNFGDGGNSALQNPVHTYTATGVYSVTLTITTQNGCTATLICNNCIKVGTPPVANFGAVPDTICFGLPINFYDSSSVPVTGWYWNFGDGGNSTLQNPTHTYADTGTYQVYLIAYNNGCSDTSAIKNVVILPPKAQFTYTLSCVNYYTVGFTSTSEGADSLVWNFGDGTIDSSNTTNPVHTYGVRGPFTVTLTAYNYSSGCNNVYTASFTIAEPIASFTVANTFGCYPFTANFTGTSQDANSVWWNFGDPSTIADTSIINNPAYTYTATGQYPVTLIITDVNGCKDTVTDTLGALGPYPYFYADTLTGCRPLLVTFIDTSVSDSVITQWIWNFGDGTIDTTYNDSIIHTYTTPGNYNVTMQITDTNGCVKSITVNNYINPTFPYPAFTLDTFACKGDILTLDASATSGVGLSYAWNFGDGNTATTTSALITHSYASDSLYVITLTVTDANGCDSTITDTVLILKPKANFGWALDTIYCGFAQYTFTDSSTGYVTNWNWNFGSAGSSTLQNPTVFYQSGGIYSVTLTITNAGLCTDTLVLDSIISVPFAAGNFSLTPTSGCNPLTVCFHSNSINTSYYYWDFGDGVTGISYGADTCHTYTVPGSWNPQLLLEYTLPTGQPCSQLATNLSGAVTVTNVINVALNEPSIIHVPQDSIVAVTTSYNGGVPPYTFNWSPSTGISCASCDNIFIVGTGDTVQYTFEVYDSAGCIGIIKLVVLSEPCFQQKLIPDVFTPNADGVNDVFYIPGVCPDENYTLQIYDRWGVLIFSTSLRNHGWDGRTNAGLEAKDGVYYYIVALANQKDKNGMPVDDSVFKGFVHLIR from the coding sequence TTGAATCCACTTCGCAAAATATTTTTTATTGGCTTGTATTTGTTGCCGGCTGCCAACTGCCTGCTGCCGACTGCTGCTGCGCAGGTAACCGCCAACTTTTCCGCATCGCCCATTGCAGGATGCGCTCCGCTGGTGGTGCAGTTCACCGATATGTCTTCGGGCGGAGTTACTTCGTGGAACTGGGATTTGGGCAACGGCAACAAGCCGGTGATTCAAAATCCTTCCACCATTTATTCCAGCACCGGAGTGTACACGGTAACGCTTACGGTTTCCAACGGCTCTTCGAGCAACACGCTCATCAAAGTAAATTACATCAACGTGTACAACAAGCCCGCTGCCGGATTTACGATGACCGATGACACAGTTTGCATAGGAGAAACTGTAACCTTCACCGATGCCACCGTAATTTCTCCGGGAGGCGCGCCCATCGGAACCTGGGCATGGAACTTTGGCGATGGAAACAACGCTTCGGTAACGGTTCCTTCGGTAACGCATCCGTACACCACTGCCGGAAATTACCCGGTGAGTTTGATTGTTACCGATACCAACGGCTGCACGGGAAACATTGTTCAGAATATTGTGGTGGTGCCAAAACCCAGCGCTTCGTTCAGCGCCACGCCTACTTCCAAATGCACGCCACCGCTTGTTGTTTCGTTCACGAACACTTCAACCTATACCGGAAGCACCACGTTCACCTGGTATTTTGGAGACGGAAGCAATTCCGCTTCCACCAATCCTTCGCATACGTACACCGCTTCGGGAACATACAATGTTTCATTAGTGGTTCACCAGGGCGGATGCACCGATTCAATTACGCTTACGAATTACATCACTATACAAAACATTGCGGCAAGTTTTGTGGCAACGCCCACGGTTATTTGCACGGGGCAAACCGTTACGTTCACCAATACTTCCGTGCCTGCTGCGGTTTCCGCCAACTGGAATTTCGGAGATGCAACTACTTCTGCCACTATAAATCCTTCACATACGTATACTGCCGCGGGAACATACACCGTTACCATGACCGCCACCGATGCAAGCGGATGCACGGGCACGATAAAAAATACCATTGTGGTAAATCAAACTCCCACCGCGAATTTTATTGCCGATACGATGGTGGCATGTTCGGTTCCCTTCACGGTGAATTTTACGAACACTTCCACAGGCGGAGCAACTTATTCGTGGAACTTTGGCGATGGAAATACTTCCACGCTTCAGAACCCCACGCATACGTACACGGCAACCGGAACTTACAACGTTACGCTCACGGTTACCAACGCAAACGGAACCTGCAATGCAACCATTACAAAAAATGCGTTCATCCTAATTTCTCCTCCCGTTGCCAACTTCATTCATGTTCCCGACAGCGGATGCGTTCCGCTCACTGTGAATTTTACCAGCACCAGTTCAAGCGCCATTGACCCGATTGTAATTTATGCATGGAACTTTGGAGATGGAGGAAATTCCGCGCTGCAAAACCCGGTTCACACCTATACTGCCACCGGAGTTTATTCCGTAACGCTTACCATTACTACGCAAAACGGATGCACCGCCACGCTCATCTGCAACAACTGCATTAAAGTGGGAACTCCGCCTGTGGCGAACTTTGGCGCGGTGCCCGATACGATTTGTTTCGGTTTGCCAATCAACTTTTATGATTCTTCTTCCGTTCCCGTTACGGGCTGGTACTGGAACTTTGGCGATGGAGGAAATTCCACCTTGCAGAATCCCACGCATACGTATGCAGACACCGGAACGTATCAGGTGTATCTCATTGCATACAACAACGGCTGTTCGGATACAAGCGCCATCAAGAATGTGGTCATACTTCCGCCCAAAGCGCAGTTCACTTACACGCTCAGTTGCGTGAACTATTACACCGTAGGTTTCACCAGCACTTCGGAAGGAGCCGATTCGCTGGTATGGAACTTTGGCGATGGAACTATTGATTCTTCCAATACAACTAATCCTGTTCATACCTACGGAGTGCGCGGACCGTTCACGGTTACGCTCACTGCCTATAATTATTCTTCGGGATGCAACAATGTGTACACGGCTTCTTTCACCATTGCAGAACCCATTGCGAGTTTCACCGTGGCGAATACGTTTGGATGTTATCCGTTCACTGCGAATTTTACCGGCACTTCGCAGGATGCGAATAGTGTCTGGTGGAATTTCGGAGACCCTTCGACAATTGCTGACACTTCCATCATAAATAATCCTGCTTATACTTACACGGCAACCGGGCAATATCCTGTAACGCTCATCATAACCGATGTGAACGGATGCAAGGATACGGTAACGGATACGCTGGGCGCGCTGGGTCCTTATCCGTATTTTTATGCCGACACGCTCACCGGCTGCCGCCCGCTGCTGGTAACATTTATTGACACTTCGGTTTCCGATTCGGTGATTACCCAGTGGATTTGGAATTTCGGTGACGGAACTATTGATACTACCTACAACGATTCCATCATTCACACGTATACAACTCCCGGCAATTACAATGTTACCATGCAGATTACCGATACCAACGGCTGCGTGAAAAGCATTACGGTTAATAATTACATCAATCCCACTTTCCCCTACCCTGCTTTCACGCTGGATACGTTTGCCTGCAAGGGAGATATTCTTACGCTTGATGCTTCGGCTACAAGCGGTGTGGGGCTAAGTTACGCGTGGAACTTTGGCGATGGAAACACGGCCACTACCACGAGCGCGCTCATCACGCATAGTTATGCAAGCGATAGTTTATATGTGATAACGCTCACCGTTACCGATGCAAACGGATGCGACAGCACCATTACTGACACGGTTCTTATTCTGAAACCCAAGGCGAATTTCGGCTGGGCGCTCGACACTATCTATTGTGGATTTGCGCAATATACATTTACAGATTCATCTACCGGCTATGTTACAAACTGGAATTGGAACTTTGGCTCTGCAGGCAGTTCCACGCTTCAGAATCCAACTGTTTTTTATCAGTCCGGTGGTATTTATAGCGTAACACTTACAATCACAAATGCGGGGTTGTGCACTGATACATTGGTGTTAGACAGTATTATTTCCGTTCCGTTTGCTGCCGGAAATTTCAGTTTGACTCCCACTTCAGGATGTAATCCGCTCACGGTTTGCTTTCATTCCAACTCGATAAACACTTCTTATTACTATTGGGATTTTGGAGACGGAGTTACGGGTATTTCATACGGAGCGGATACGTGCCATACCTATACAGTTCCCGGCTCGTGGAATCCGCAACTGCTGCTGGAATATACGCTGCCTACCGGACAGCCCTGCTCGCAACTCGCCACCAATCTCAGCGGAGCGGTTACGGTAACCAATGTAATTAATGTTGCGTTGAACGAACCCTCCATCATTCATGTTCCGCAGGACAGCATTGTGGCGGTAACCACTTCTTACAACGGAGGAGTTCCGCCTTATACTTTCAACTGGTCGCCAAGCACGGGTATCAGTTGCGCCAGTTGCGATAACATTTTCATTGTGGGAACAGGCGATACGGTGCAATATACGTTTGAAGTATATGATTCTGCCGGATGCATCGGCATCATCAAACTGGTTGTTCTCTCCGAGCCCTGCTTCCAGCAGAAATTAATTCCCGATGTGTTCACTCCCAATGCCGATGGCGTGAACGATGTGTTTTACATTCCCGGTGTGTGCCCCGATGAAAATTACACCTTGCAGATTTACGACCGATGGGGCGTGCTGATTTTCTCCACTTCGCTGCGCAATCATGGCTGGGATGGAAGAACTAATGCCGGACTGGAAGCAAAAGACGGAGTGTACTATTATATAGTAGCGCTTGCCAACCAGAAAGATAAAAACGGAATGCCGGTGGATGATTCCGTGTTCAAGGGGTTTGTGCATTTGATACGGTGA
- a CDS encoding gliding motility-associated C-terminal domain-containing protein: MKNKFAFALRVLLPAAGKFSLSLIFSCGIFPLFEGGAGGCKAQTLSANLQSFSILSGSSVTSVQTTDVNGNVGAVGTVDSFRDSLSTMLGCKLIGPNLAPDGSMEDTVCCPDGVTTPYIHCASPWFEASPSPDYFHECAYPSSVGVPVQGLYAKDGKAFAGCHTYQYFSTGGGVEFIEYPLPNTLANGKKYNIGFYVCPSKWACAPHDAFHAILSTDSIIITSLPYYATPDIANPSGNIISDTLNWTLVSGYYTAKGGEKFVTLGNFYPASKTHFAPGYDSTTAVSYYYFDNLFIYEVEDTATNIIYVPNAFSPNDDGENDIFSVWGDLDELHCEIYNRWGEKVAELNKPKEGWDGRVNGQLCNTGVYFYYLNAKDKNGKEITKKGNVTLMK, from the coding sequence ATGAAAAACAAATTTGCGTTCGCGCTGAGAGTGCTCCTACCTGCGGCAGGCAAGTTCTCTCTCTCTCTGATTTTTTCTTGCGGCATTTTCCCCCTTTTTGAAGGGGGCGCAGGGGGATGTAAAGCGCAAACCCTCTCCGCCAACCTGCAATCGTTCAGCATTCTTTCCGGCTCATCGGTTACATCAGTTCAAACCACCGATGTGAACGGAAACGTGGGCGCAGTGGGAACGGTTGATTCTTTTCGGGATTCACTTAGCACCATGCTTGGCTGTAAATTAATCGGACCAAATCTTGCTCCTGATGGAAGTATGGAGGATACTGTTTGTTGTCCTGATGGTGTTACGACACCGTATATTCATTGTGCATCACCTTGGTTTGAAGCAAGCCCCTCTCCTGATTATTTCCACGAATGTGCTTACCCAAGTTCAGTAGGAGTTCCTGTTCAAGGTTTATATGCTAAAGATGGTAAGGCATTTGCAGGATGCCATACTTATCAATATTTTTCTACCGGTGGCGGAGTAGAATTTATTGAATATCCTTTGCCAAATACCTTAGCAAATGGGAAAAAATATAACATTGGATTTTATGTTTGCCCTTCAAAATGGGCGTGTGCACCGCACGATGCTTTTCATGCTATTTTATCTACGGACAGCATTATAATTACATCGCTCCCTTATTATGCTACACCCGATATTGCTAACCCATCAGGTAATATTATCAGTGATACTTTAAACTGGACATTAGTGTCGGGTTATTACACAGCAAAAGGCGGAGAGAAATTTGTAACGCTTGGAAATTTTTATCCTGCCTCTAAAACCCATTTTGCTCCGGGATACGATTCCACTACTGCTGTTTCTTATTATTATTTCGATAATCTTTTTATTTATGAAGTTGAAGATACGGCAACAAATATTATTTATGTTCCAAACGCTTTTTCTCCCAATGATGATGGAGAGAACGATATTTTTTCTGTCTGGGGTGATTTAGACGAATTGCATTGCGAAATTTATAACCGATGGGGAGAAAAAGTTGCCGAACTGAATAAACCAAAAGAAGGATGGGATGGCAGAGTGAACGGGCAACTATGTAATACTGGCGTTTATTTTTATTACTTAAATGCAAAAGATAAAAACGGGAAGGAGATTACGAAGAAAGGAAATGTTACGTTGATGAAATGA
- a CDS encoding class I SAM-dependent methyltransferase, translating into MVHDAWIGKWAFPSDDSLLEQSGRRGEQYNFEKIAADIIDKVQFEKDDSVLDVCCGNAGLTRYIARACKEIHGVDHSELLMDAARKLELKENIYNLRLHFSDVMLIDKFFPENFFDKSYCYFSFQYFTKSKREKILEKLSRVTKNKGWIFIGDVPDKTRMWNYYESPAKFYREKLFRFLRGKKGECFLGWWINPKEILGWCEKNNLNASIIPQDATLPHAYYRFDVLIRNSKK; encoded by the coding sequence ATGGTTCACGATGCGTGGATTGGCAAATGGGCGTTTCCTTCCGATGACTCCCTGCTGGAGCAAAGCGGACGCAGGGGAGAGCAGTATAATTTTGAAAAAATTGCTGCGGATATTATTGATAAAGTCCAGTTTGAGAAAGACGATAGTGTGCTTGATGTTTGCTGCGGAAATGCCGGGCTCACCCGGTATATTGCGCGCGCGTGCAAGGAAATTCACGGGGTTGACCATTCGGAACTGCTCATGGATGCTGCCCGTAAACTGGAATTGAAAGAAAATATTTACAACCTGCGGCTTCATTTCTCCGATGTCATGCTCATTGATAAATTTTTTCCCGAAAACTTTTTTGATAAATCCTATTGCTATTTTTCGTTTCAGTATTTTACTAAAAGCAAGCGGGAAAAAATTCTGGAGAAACTTTCGCGCGTTACAAAAAATAAAGGATGGATTTTCATAGGAGATGTTCCTGATAAAACCCGGATGTGGAATTACTACGAATCTCCTGCAAAGTTTTATCGCGAAAAATTATTTCGTTTCCTCCGCGGAAAAAAAGGCGAATGTTTTCTCGGATGGTGGATTAACCCGAAAGAAATTCTCGGCTGGTGCGAAAAAAATAATCTTAACGCATCCATCATTCCGCAGGATGCAACTCTTCCGCACGCCTATTATCGCTTTGATGTGCTGATTCGGAACAGCAAGAAATAA